In Flavobacteriales bacterium, a single window of DNA contains:
- a CDS encoding DUF3137 domain-containing protein: MEEEEVHKESFDAYYERELLPALRELEVERKQIKSTLLYPTIGLGALAVGLIAILPNLGIQSLILAGITGIGLFTWFKTKASREYRSEFKNRIIRAILRHIDKELRYSGYGSIKKSEFISCGIYTERPDRYRGEDLFSGQLDQTEFAFSEVHSQVYREDSKGRKQLQTQFKGLFFRADLNKFTQHRTVIVPDLAERFLGNMGQQLQKLNFTRDELVQMENVDFEKRFAVYSSDQVEARYILSPKLMERIFLYAEKHEVSPSLSFKDSKVYVAIPISKEFFEPSIFRSIIDKEATREYHDDMMLAISLVEELDLNTRIWSKLPEEEEEEKKGSAKRGGFYRRGIRR; the protein is encoded by the coding sequence ATTATGAACGCGAGCTGCTACCCGCTCTTCGTGAACTCGAAGTAGAGCGTAAGCAGATAAAAAGCACCCTTCTGTACCCTACCATCGGTCTGGGAGCCTTGGCCGTAGGACTGATCGCTATCCTTCCTAACCTGGGCATACAATCACTGATCCTGGCCGGTATCACGGGGATAGGACTCTTCACTTGGTTCAAGACCAAGGCCTCCAGGGAATATCGCTCCGAATTCAAGAACCGCATCATACGGGCCATCCTCAGGCATATCGACAAAGAGCTCAGATATAGCGGATATGGCAGTATCAAGAAGAGTGAATTCATCAGTTGTGGCATCTACACCGAGCGTCCCGATAGATATCGCGGAGAAGACCTCTTCAGCGGTCAGCTCGATCAGACCGAGTTCGCTTTTTCAGAAGTGCATAGCCAAGTATACCGGGAGGATAGTAAAGGGAGAAAGCAACTACAAACCCAATTCAAAGGCTTGTTCTTCCGTGCCGATCTCAATAAGTTCACTCAGCACCGAACGGTGATCGTCCCTGATCTAGCTGAACGATTCTTGGGGAACATGGGCCAGCAATTGCAGAAACTCAACTTCACCCGTGATGAATTGGTGCAGATGGAGAATGTGGATTTCGAGAAGCGCTTTGCCGTCTATTCCAGCGATCAGGTAGAAGCGCGCTATATCCTTTCTCCCAAGCTCATGGAGCGTATCTTCCTCTATGCTGAGAAGCACGAGGTCTCACCTTCCTTATCCTTCAAGGATTCCAAAGTCTATGTTGCGATACCTATATCCAAAGAATTCTTTGAACCGAGCATCTTCCGGTCGATCATCGATAAAGAGGCCACTCGGGAATACCATGACGATATGATGCTGGCCATCAGTCTGGTCGAAGAATTGGATCTCAACACGCGCATCTGGTCCAAACTACCTGAAGAAGAGGAAGAAGAAAAGAAGGGGTCAGCCAAGAGAGGAGGGTTCTACCGCAGGGGAATCAGGAGATGA